The Geobacter sp. AOG2 genome includes a window with the following:
- a CDS encoding 7-carboxy-7-deazaguanine synthase QueE: MSNSARISEIFSSIQGEGYLAGRRQVFIRLDECNLDCRYCDTVYEKNFFCQVETAPGSGTLCALPQPPGVDGLVTLVSEWCSRLPGAHHSISVTGGEPLLQSEALREWLPELRRILPIHLETNGTLPVQLGRVIDSIDYISMDMKLPSTAGCGQELWHEHRRFLEAAVQRQVSVKVVIGQDTSPEEIGQVCAIVAAVERSTPLFLQPLSNAAGGVAIAAERILHLQETAAALLPDVRVIPQMHKMLGAL; this comes from the coding sequence ATGAGTAATTCGGCCCGCATCAGTGAGATCTTCTCTTCCATCCAGGGGGAGGGTTATCTGGCCGGCCGGCGTCAGGTGTTCATTCGTTTGGACGAGTGCAATCTGGACTGCCGTTACTGCGATACAGTGTATGAAAAAAACTTTTTCTGCCAGGTGGAGACTGCTCCCGGTTCAGGGACTTTGTGTGCGCTCCCTCAACCGCCCGGCGTGGATGGTCTCGTAACCCTGGTCTCGGAGTGGTGCAGCCGTCTGCCGGGCGCCCATCATTCGATCAGCGTTACCGGCGGGGAACCGCTGCTTCAATCCGAAGCACTGCGTGAGTGGCTCCCGGAACTGCGCCGAATCCTCCCGATCCATCTGGAAACCAATGGCACCCTGCCTGTTCAGTTGGGGCGGGTTATCGATAGCATCGACTATATCAGCATGGATATGAAGCTCCCTTCCACAGCAGGTTGTGGCCAGGAACTCTGGCATGAGCACCGCCGTTTTCTGGAGGCCGCCGTGCAGCGGCAGGTCTCGGTCAAGGTGGTTATCGGCCAGGATACTTCGCCGGAAGAAATCGGCCAAGTCTGTGCTATCGTGGCCGCAGTAGAGCGCTCGACCCCCTTGTTTCTTCAACCTCTGTCCAACGCCGCAGGCGGGGTTGCCATCGCCGCCGAAAGAATTCTGCACTTGCAGGAAACTGCAGCGGCGCTGCTCCCCGATGTCCGGGTGATCCCGCAAATGCACAAAATGCTGGGGGCGTTGTGA
- a CDS encoding creatininase family protein: MIIEEMTMTEFEAGLALTRTVLIPFGSVEEHGSHLPLSTDTLEAYEVCKKASRITPLFVAPPVHYGNCRSTSCHPGTISISTQTLGALFRDIVTSLRGQGLRSFVALTGHAGGAHRMALQDAGETLIARFDDISVAVVSEFDLAGDGGRDIIETPGDSHAGEIETSRILHTHPHLVKGRAPREFPHFPNGILVRDKRRYWTGGVWGDPGKATAEKGARLEELLVRKLVDLVREMKRGRDE, translated from the coding sequence GTGATCATAGAAGAGATGACTATGACCGAGTTCGAGGCCGGTCTGGCTCTAACCCGGACAGTTTTGATCCCCTTTGGTTCGGTCGAGGAACATGGTAGCCATCTGCCACTTTCCACCGATACCCTGGAGGCCTACGAGGTCTGCAAAAAGGCCTCCAGGATTACGCCGCTGTTCGTGGCTCCGCCTGTTCATTACGGCAATTGCCGCTCCACTTCGTGCCATCCCGGCACCATCTCTATCTCTACCCAGACCCTTGGTGCGCTGTTCCGGGATATCGTGACTTCGTTGCGAGGGCAGGGGTTGCGTAGTTTTGTCGCCCTGACAGGGCATGCCGGAGGGGCACACCGTATGGCACTTCAGGATGCGGGCGAGACCCTGATAGCCCGGTTCGACGACATCTCCGTGGCCGTGGTGAGCGAATTCGACCTTGCCGGGGATGGTGGGCGGGATATCATTGAAACACCGGGCGACTCCCATGCCGGGGAGATCGAAACCTCGCGCATCCTCCACACCCATCCCCATCTGGTCAAGGGGCGAGCGCCCCGCGAGTTTCCCCATTTTCCTAACGGTATTCTGGTGCGCGACAAACGCCGCTACTGGACCGGCGGCGTGTGGGGCGACCCCGGCAAGGCCACAGCCGAAAAGGGGGCGCGGCTGGAGGAATTGCTGGTGCGAAAACTGGTCGATTTGGTGCGAGAGATGAAAAGGGGTCGTGATGAATAG
- a CDS encoding class I SAM-dependent RNA methyltransferase: MSSPVVMIDKLAFGGNGICRIDGKVCFVPLSCPGDQVRLAVTAEKRSYLTARIIELITPSPLRVVPPCPLFGICGGCNWQHIAYSHQSTAKRDIHAETLWRGGRVEGERVGETAASPLEYGYRNRVQFKLHAGTGGLKIGFFRNATHVVENAVQGCPIALPAINSALSSLRVALASFPEPAAITQINIECGAQETVATIKYIGKNYDAVARFFQERFCELPPLSGIFLQAGHKSNLQKLCGDGYLAYPMPAAVPGSPPTTLVFRPGGFSQVNSPQNLVILGLVRRMAEFRGHEDLLDLYCGNGNFSLPLAKSVASVTGLEGYRDSIAAAQDNCRLNGVTNAEYVCADAAEGVARLAAAGRRFSTVILDPPRAGAAEAIPDLSRLNAEKIIYISCDSSTLARDCGLLAGHGYRVAESVPVDMFPQTFHVESVTLLHRG, from the coding sequence ATGTCGTCACCTGTTGTGATGATCGATAAGCTTGCCTTCGGCGGCAACGGCATTTGCCGTATCGACGGCAAGGTCTGTTTTGTCCCCCTGAGCTGCCCCGGCGATCAGGTTCGCCTGGCAGTCACCGCCGAGAAACGTTCTTACCTGACGGCACGGATCATTGAGCTGATCACACCTTCACCCTTGCGGGTCGTTCCTCCCTGTCCGTTGTTTGGAATATGTGGTGGCTGCAACTGGCAACATATCGCCTATTCGCACCAGTCCACGGCGAAACGGGATATCCATGCCGAGACCTTGTGGCGCGGCGGCCGGGTGGAGGGCGAGCGGGTAGGGGAGACAGCAGCCTCGCCCCTGGAATACGGCTATCGCAATAGGGTCCAGTTCAAGCTGCACGCCGGAACTGGCGGGCTGAAGATAGGTTTTTTTCGTAACGCTACCCATGTTGTGGAGAATGCCGTTCAGGGGTGCCCGATCGCCCTGCCGGCCATCAATAGTGCCTTGTCCAGCCTGCGGGTCGCCCTGGCGTCGTTTCCCGAGCCGGCCGCCATCACCCAGATCAACATTGAGTGCGGTGCGCAGGAAACGGTTGCAACGATCAAATATATCGGAAAAAACTATGATGCGGTTGCCCGTTTTTTTCAGGAGCGCTTTTGCGAACTGCCACCCCTGAGTGGCATATTTCTGCAGGCAGGCCATAAATCCAACTTACAAAAACTTTGCGGAGATGGTTATCTTGCCTATCCCATGCCTGCCGCTGTTCCCGGCTCTCCGCCGACCACGCTTGTCTTCCGGCCCGGGGGGTTTTCCCAGGTCAACAGTCCCCAGAACCTGGTCATTTTGGGACTTGTCCGGCGCATGGCGGAGTTTCGCGGACATGAAGACCTGCTTGACCTCTACTGCGGCAATGGTAATTTTTCGTTGCCTTTGGCGAAGAGCGTAGCCAGCGTGACCGGGCTGGAGGGCTATAGGGATTCCATCGCGGCGGCCCAGGATAATTGCCGTCTAAACGGTGTTACCAACGCGGAATATGTCTGTGCAGACGCTGCAGAAGGGGTTGCCCGGCTTGCCGCCGCCGGTCGTCGATTTTCTACGGTCATCCTCGATCCTCCACGCGCGGGGGCGGCGGAAGCCATACCGGATCTCTCTCGCCTGAACGCGGAGAAGATCATCTATATATCTTGCGATTCCAGCACGCTTGCTCGGGATTGCGGACTACTGGCAGGACATGGCTACCGAGTGGCGGAGAGTGTGCCGGTGGACATGTTTCCCCAGACATTTCATGTGGAGAGCGTTACCCTGCTTCATCGGGGTTGA
- a CDS encoding HU family DNA-binding protein — translation MNKSELIEQLAIKKDISNKRAEEIVNLIFNSMTDAMVEGERIEIRGLGSFVIKDYGTYTGRNPKTGEQITVSPKKLPFFKVGKELKERVLG, via the coding sequence ATGAACAAATCGGAGCTTATTGAGCAGTTGGCGATCAAAAAGGATATCTCGAACAAGCGGGCTGAAGAGATTGTCAATCTCATTTTCAACTCCATGACCGATGCCATGGTGGAAGGCGAACGTATTGAGATTCGCGGCCTTGGCAGCTTTGTCATCAAGGATTACGGAACCTATACCGGAAGAAATCCCAAGACAGGCGAGCAGATTACGGTCAGCCCCAAGAAGCTTCCCTTCTTCAAGGTCGGCAAGGAATTGAAGGAACGGGTGCTTGGCTAG
- a CDS encoding Na/Pi cotransporter family protein: MPLSLIEGALGGIGLFLLGMRLMSDGIRTVADARIRDVFTTLTSNRLYSMLFGMAAALAVNSGSAAVIFTMGLVNGGVLNTFQALSVLGGVLIGASLPLHINVIPYSLISTPLIFSGVVLKFFARKRRYANAGDLILGIGLLFLGLTLLEGSYRPFDHHPFYTTFNELFFHQPILATLFGALISFLVLSAHSSVTVVASLSSGYQIDPITASRMVLGGLIGVAAMGALASVGGNAVTRRVATTYLFFAFAVALLLVPLASLVLETAQRLPFAEWSGACTAGQPLFCQLAWVHTIASLLVACILIAISAPLARMLGGSFTITGNGAIASQPCAGYLDERILNTPPLALEQVRKEITRMMSVTAFMYADIHEILFDFDARRADTIRQHEQVLDSLNHEITSFLAALARTADSPEISYDIPGLFQTVGDLEHIGDRCENILKGIVSKKDAGVIFSEDAMDDLKHLAQVVTGAISDTEHLIRHGCIREGFDLFAAKAEARGAFETVRQNHFERMSNGVCPPRAAKLFNEMSSDFEGIAVLCWNIITSQGRKR; the protein is encoded by the coding sequence ATGCCTCTCAGTCTGATCGAGGGCGCTTTGGGTGGCATCGGCCTTTTTTTGCTCGGAATGCGTCTCATGTCTGACGGCATTCGGACCGTGGCTGATGCTCGCATCAGGGACGTCTTTACCACCCTTACCTCGAACCGTCTCTATTCCATGCTGTTCGGCATGGCCGCCGCACTGGCGGTCAATTCCGGCAGCGCGGCGGTGATCTTCACCATGGGCCTGGTCAACGGCGGCGTGCTGAATACCTTTCAGGCGCTGAGCGTTTTAGGAGGGGTGCTCATCGGCGCTTCGCTCCCCCTGCACATTAACGTCATCCCCTATAGTCTGATTTCGACCCCACTCATTTTTTCCGGCGTCGTGCTCAAATTCTTTGCCCGTAAGCGCCGCTATGCAAACGCCGGCGACCTTATTCTGGGCATCGGACTCCTGTTTTTGGGGTTGACCCTCCTGGAGGGAAGCTATCGTCCCTTTGATCACCACCCCTTTTACACTACCTTCAATGAGTTGTTTTTTCACCAACCGATCCTGGCAACCCTTTTCGGGGCGCTGATATCTTTTCTCGTCCTGTCGGCACATTCTTCGGTCACGGTCGTCGCCTCACTGTCTTCGGGGTACCAGATCGACCCCATAACCGCCTCGCGCATGGTGTTGGGAGGACTGATCGGGGTAGCGGCAATGGGGGCACTAGCCTCAGTTGGCGGAAACGCCGTAACCCGCAGGGTCGCCACGACCTACTTGTTTTTTGCCTTTGCGGTTGCCCTGCTACTCGTTCCTCTGGCTTCACTCGTGTTGGAGACGGCCCAGCGTTTGCCGTTTGCCGAGTGGTCGGGGGCCTGCACCGCCGGTCAGCCGCTCTTCTGCCAGTTGGCATGGGTACACACGATCGCCAGCCTTCTGGTTGCGTGCATTCTGATTGCCATCAGCGCCCCGTTGGCCCGTATGCTTGGGGGTTCTTTCACAATCACCGGCAATGGGGCGATTGCGTCACAACCCTGCGCCGGCTACCTCGATGAGCGTATTCTCAATACCCCGCCGCTTGCCCTGGAACAGGTCCGCAAGGAGATAACCCGTATGATGTCGGTAACGGCATTCATGTACGCGGACATCCACGAGATCCTTTTCGATTTCGACGCCCGTAGGGCGGATACTATTCGGCAGCATGAACAGGTGCTCGATTCGCTCAACCACGAGATCACCTCCTTCCTTGCCGCCCTGGCCCGGACAGCGGACAGTCCCGAGATCAGTTATGATATCCCCGGCCTTTTCCAGACGGTCGGCGACCTTGAGCACATTGGTGATCGTTGTGAAAACATCCTGAAAGGAATCGTGTCCAAAAAAGATGCCGGGGTCATTTTTTCCGAGGACGCGATGGATGATCTGAAGCATCTTGCCCAGGTTGTGACCGGCGCTATCAGTGACACCGAACATTTGATACGGCATGGTTGCATTCGGGAGGGATTTGATCTGTTCGCGGCCAAGGCAGAAGCGCGCGGCGCCTTTGAGACGGTACGGCAGAACCATTTCGAGAGAATGAGCAATGGCGTCTGTCCGCCTCGGGCAGCCAAGCTGTTTAACGAAATGTCGTCGGACTT